The following proteins are encoded in a genomic region of Candidatus Dormiibacterota bacterium:
- a CDS encoding TetR/AcrR family transcriptional regulator, with the protein MIKSSDQEKSKPEGEGRRPGRRRRNDAGDRTRSQIVDAALRTLLAEGYSGTSARAVATTGGFSAALIFYHFGSLDAVLLAVMDRVSDERLSRYRSRLHEVSSLSALAAAMAELYAEDLSLGHLTAVQEIVAGMAFDDRLGAEILARMQPWFDFATELAGGILAGTPLDGAVDPATIGSSVIALYLGQEIVDRMRRGEAGGSSALVATLTSAAPWLDRLLGRTPRGGGRRPPERIGVD; encoded by the coding sequence GAGGGTGAGGGACGCCGCCCCGGACGGCGGCGGCGGAACGACGCCGGCGACCGCACCCGGTCGCAGATCGTCGATGCGGCGCTGCGCACCCTGCTGGCCGAGGGCTACTCGGGCACCTCGGCGCGGGCGGTCGCCACCACCGGTGGCTTCAGCGCGGCACTGATCTTCTATCACTTCGGCAGCCTCGACGCGGTGCTGCTCGCGGTGATGGACCGGGTCAGCGACGAGCGCCTCAGCCGGTACCGGTCACGCCTCCACGAGGTCTCGTCGCTGTCCGCGCTGGCCGCGGCGATGGCGGAGCTCTACGCCGAGGACCTGTCCCTGGGCCACCTCACCGCGGTCCAGGAGATCGTCGCCGGGATGGCGTTCGACGACCGGCTCGGCGCCGAGATCCTGGCCCGGATGCAGCCGTGGTTCGACTTCGCGACCGAGCTCGCCGGCGGGATCCTCGCCGGCACCCCGCTCGACGGGGCGGTCGATCCCGCCACCATCGGCTCCAGCGTCATCGCCCTCTACCTCGGGCAGGAGATCGTCGACCGGATGCGCCGCGGCGAGGCCGGCGGCTCCAGCGCCCTGGTGGCCACGCTGACCAGCGCTGCGCCATGGCTCGACCGGCTGCTGGGGCGGACGCCGCGTGGCGGCGGGCGCCGTCCTCCGGAGCGGATCGGCGTCGACTGA